A region from the Aegilops tauschii subsp. strangulata cultivar AL8/78 chromosome 5, Aet v6.0, whole genome shotgun sequence genome encodes:
- the LOC109744247 gene encoding uncharacterized protein: MDANWRPTQGSDPAALGDWRAQLQPEARSRVVNKILETLRKVLPVSVPDELNELQEVARQFEDKIYTEATNQSDYVRKISLKMVSMETNRQQAHGNAQVIPNQNNSAPALPPQGRNQAQTTKRQSSQQPMMQMLSGLHPGQSTIPQTQPMAMQSATQSGTQQNQLNFVQQSVQSLLHQPQQTVGRQQQQAHPSIHQQPSLHSQQPNIPLQQQQQQLMGHQPNLQQDQLIGQHNGAVEMQEQQRLPVQSNILLNVQQTQQMLNQPYMLLHQTHQLGSQANMASLQHQQLLGTVPYMLLQQNNMDPIQAQRGLQEVSSSSHEDADADYWQEEIYQMVKMLKDQYFADLSELFNKICVKLQHVESIIPPPIPSEQYDRMKSFKTLLERILQMLQISKSIIQPAMRDRVPQYEKQIITILNCLRKAVQPQVQQ, encoded by the exons ATGGACGCCAACTGGCGGCCCACCCAAGGGTCGGACCCCGCCGCCCTAGGCGATTGGCGCGCCCAGCTCCAGCCCGAGGCGCGCAGCAGGGTCGTCAATAAGAT ATTGGAGACTCTGAGGAAGGTCCTGCCAGTATCTGTGCCAGACGAACTGAACGAACTTCAAGAAGTCGCCAGGCAATTCGAAGACAAGATCTACACTGAAGCAACCAATCAG TCTGATTATGTGCGGAAGATATCTCTGAAAATGGTCTCTATGGAGACGAACAGACAACAGGCTCATGGAAATGCTCAAGTGATTCCAAATCAAAACAACTCAG CTCCTGCACTCCCTCCACAAGGCAGAAATCAAGCACAGACAACAAAGAGACAATCTTCACAGCAACCCATGATGCAAATGTTGTCTGGCCTTCACCCTGGGCAGTCCACCATTCCACAGACACAGCCAATGGCCATGCAGTCGGCTACTCAGAGTGGTACTCAACAGAATCAATTGAATTTCGTACAACAGTCTGTGCAATCATTACTCCACCAACCTCAGCAAACTGTTGGGAGGCAGCAGCAACAAGCACATCCCTCCATTCATCAACAGCCTTCGCTGCATAGTCAGCAGCCCAATATTCCTttacagcagcagcaacagcagttGATGGGGCACCAGCCAAATTTACAACAAGATCAGCTAATTGGTCAACATAATGGTGCTGTGGAGATGCAGGAGCAACAGAGGCTACCAGTTCAGTCAAATATTCTTTTGAACGTGCAGCAAACACAGCAGATGTTGAATCAGCCGTATATGCTTCTGCATCAGACACATCAATTGGGCTCTCAGGCAAACATGGCGAGTCTACAGCATCAGCAACTTCTTGGAACTGTGCCTTACATGCTCTTGCAACAAAATAACATGGATCCGATTCAGGCACAGAGAGGCCTTCAAGAAGTTTCCTCTAGTA GTCATGAAGATGCAGATGCAGATTATTGGCAAGAGGAGATATATCAAATG GTCAAGATGTTGAAGGACCAATACTTTGCAGACCTTAGTGAACTGTTCAATAAGATATGTGTGAAGCTACAGCATGTTGAGAGCATTATACCACCTCCGATTCCATCCGAGCAGTATGATAGAATGAAGAGCTTTAAAACATTGTTGGAACGTATATTACAGATGCTGCAAATTAGCAAGAGTATCATCCAACCTGCCATGAGGGACAGAGTTCCGCAATACGAGAAACAGATTATCACTATCTTGAATTGTCTAAGGAAGGCAGTGCAGCCACAAGTGCAGCAATAG
- the LOC109744256 gene encoding RNA polymerase sigma factor sigF, chloroplastic — MNSSRSLLSSPLFPTSSPNFRSSPSPSRASVPMIHDSTGRASTACHYSPSLVAEEQQAHGSVALKGEKALLEFLLDMALEQHTEGKTFKGEDGAEGEFESYLRGLQRQVIYQQAFGQKNNFTSAITSTSTPSAKSVPTLDLKTTSATLMKEVAFLADGSSPSTTQLNVPPTLATSVESTHPYEKLLSNGQVFIRSTRLLERRSKKRNVPQASTSSTDVVQCSVADSKKKEKPKKYGRVLGPDEPFRLFLRDRETTEFLTAKEERHLFSQIQNLMKLEEAQRRLEAQCGREPTLPEWAQAVGMSCKELQSSIHMGRRCREKMARSNFRLVIHVARKYQGYGLDIEDLVQDGCCGLMKTFEKFNPSKGCRFPTYAYWWIRQAIKKSIFKHSRLIRLPESVYARLKKVGKARLECILEGEQPTNQNVARRAGITIEKLAKLKAKTRKPRSMQDQVWSNDAVTFQEITEDPNIDPPDLVVDRIMMRQQVREFLGILTTREKEIIEHRFGIYDGEPKTLHVIGDMYGLSKERIRQLQNRALDKLKRSVSTQGFHVYLDLLTSNG; from the exons ATGAATTCCAGCCGGAGCCTGCTCTCGTCGCCGCTCTTCCCCACCTCCTCTCCAAACTTCAGGTCCTCCCCATCCCCCTCCCGCGCATCAG TTCCGATGATACACGACAGCACGGGCAGAGCATCCACGGCGTGCCACTACTCGCCCTCGCTCGTGGCCGAGGAGCAGCAGGCCCATGGCTCTGTGGCTTTGAAGGGCGAGAAGGCCTTGCTGGAGTTCCTGCTGGACATG GCCTTGGAGCAGCACACGGAAGGGAAGACTTTCAAAGGCGAAGACGGGGCAGAGGGCGAGTTCGAGAGCTATCTGCGAGGCCTGCAGCGGCAAGTCATTTACCAGCAGGCCTTTGG TCAAAAGAACAACTTTACCTCTGCAATCACTTCAACTTCAACGCCATCGGCAAAATCAGTTCCAACTTTGGATCTTAAGACAACCTCGGCAACCTTGATGAAGGAGGTGGCCTTTTTGGCAGATGGATCAAGCCCTTCAACCACCCAGCTGAATGTACCACCAACGCTTGCAACCAGTGTGGAGTCCACCCACCCGTACGAGAAGCTGCTGAGCAATGGGCAAGTGTTTATTCGGTCTACACGGTTGCTCGAGAGGAGATCCAAGAAGCGGAATGTTCCTCAGGCATCAACAAGCAGTACTGATGTTGTGCAGTGCAGTGTTGCTGATTCAAAGAAGAAAGAGAAGCCAAAGAAGTATGGCAGGGTTCTCGGTCCAGATGAACCCTTCAGGTTGTTCCTACGAGACCGCGAGACGACAGAGTTCTTGACGGCAAAGGAAGAGAGACACCTGTTCAGTCAAATACAG AACCTTATGAAACTAGAGGAGGCTCAGCGTAGGCTAGAAGCACAGTGTGGCCGCGAGCCGACGCTTCCGGAGTGGGCTCAGGCCGTAGGAATGAGCTGCAAGGAACTGCAGTCGTCCATACACATGGGAAGGCGCTGCAGGGAGAAGATGGCCCGCTCCAACTTCCGCCTTGTGATACACGTAGCTAGGAAATACCAGGGATATGGCCTTGACATTGAGGACCTAGTTCAG GACGGATGCTGTGGGTTGATGAAAACCTTCGAGAAATTCAATCCAAGCAAGGGATGCAGGTTCCCCACGTATGCGTACTGGTGGATACGCCAAGCGATCAAAAAGTCTATCTTCAAGCATTCGAGACTGATTCGGTTGCCG GAGAGTGTGTATGCACGTCTGAAAAAGGTGGGGAAAGCAAGGCTGGAGTGCATCTTAGAAGGGGAGCAGCCTACTAACCAAAATGTAGCTAGGCGTGCGGGCATCACGATCGAGAAGCTGGCGAAACTCAAAGCGAAGACCAGAAAGCCACGATCAATGCAGGATCAAGTCTGGTCCAACGACGCTGTCACCTTCCAG GAGATCACGGAGGACCCGAACATCGATCCGCCGGACCTGGTGGTGGACAGGATTATGATGAGGCAGCAGGTGCGCGAGTTCCTGGGCATCCTGACCACGAGGGAGAAGGAGATCATCGAGCACCGGTTCGGGATCTACGACGGCGAGCCCAAGACGCTCCACGTGATCGGGGACATGTACGGCCTGTCCAAGGAGCGGATCCGGCAGCTCCAGAACCGGGCGCTGGACAAGCTCAAGAGGAGCGTGTCCACGCAGGGGTTCCACGTCTACTTGGACCTGCTGACCTCCAACGGCTAG